One genomic segment of Erysipelotrichaceae bacterium 66202529 includes these proteins:
- the kdpB gene encoding potassium-transporting ATPase subunit KdpB — protein sequence MKQVNQQAVYRDSLVQSVKKLSPKTQIHNPVMFIVYIGAIFTTILFFIGLGGIQDEPSWYVFTIALILWFTVLFANFAEAIAEGRGRAQAESLKKSRKQVTAHRLLNPQDKEHFTDVASSELHIDDICLVRSGEMIPMDGEVIEGIASVDESAITGESAPVIRESGGDRSAVTGGTTVVSDWIVLRVTAASGESFLDKMIAMVEGAARQKTPNEIALQILLVTLTIIFLIVCATLLPASQFVKEMVGQGNAVSLTNIIALLVCLAPTTIGALLSSIGIAGMSRLNQANVLAMSGRAIEAAGDVDVLLLDKTGTITLGNRQATEFLPIHGVAEAELAQAAQLSSLADETAEGRSIVVLAKEKFNIREHNMQQLHAEFIEFSAKTRMSGVNYDGDMEIRKGAADAIRRYVEQAGKKYPVQCEELVKMIAERGGTPLVVAKNHTVLGVIYLKDIVKDGIQENFEALRKGGIKTIMITGDNPMTAAAIAAEAGVDDFVAEATPETKLKLIRDYQKSGHLVAMTGDGTNDAPALAQADVAVAMNSGTQAAKEAGNMVDLDSSPTKLIEVVRIGKQLLMTRGALTTFSIANDVAKYFAIIPVLFMGIFPSLSALNIMQLTSSSTAILSAVIYNAFIIIALIPLSLRGVRYREMPADKQLKHNLMIYGAGGIVLPFIVIKLIDMVLTACGIA from the coding sequence ATGAAACAAGTAAATCAACAGGCAGTCTACAGGGACTCTCTTGTGCAGTCGGTTAAGAAGCTTTCACCGAAAACCCAGATTCACAATCCGGTGATGTTTATCGTTTATATCGGCGCAATCTTTACTACGATATTATTCTTTATCGGGCTTGGCGGAATACAGGATGAGCCCTCCTGGTATGTCTTTACGATTGCCTTGATTTTGTGGTTTACCGTTCTTTTTGCGAACTTTGCGGAAGCCATTGCAGAGGGGCGAGGACGCGCACAGGCAGAAAGTCTGAAAAAATCGAGAAAGCAGGTAACTGCACATCGTCTGTTGAACCCGCAGGATAAGGAACATTTTACCGATGTGGCATCCAGTGAGCTGCATATTGATGATATTTGTCTGGTACGCAGCGGGGAAATGATACCGATGGACGGAGAGGTTATCGAAGGAATCGCATCTGTGGATGAATCCGCAATTACCGGAGAAAGTGCACCGGTAATTCGGGAATCCGGCGGAGACCGCAGTGCGGTAACTGGAGGAACCACCGTTGTCAGTGACTGGATCGTTCTGCGTGTAACAGCTGCGAGCGGAGAGTCCTTTCTGGATAAAATGATTGCCATGGTGGAGGGGGCTGCACGTCAGAAAACACCGAATGAAATCGCACTACAGATTTTGCTGGTAACACTGACGATTATCTTTCTGATCGTTTGTGCCACCCTGCTTCCAGCCTCACAGTTTGTAAAGGAAATGGTGGGACAGGGGAATGCGGTATCCCTGACCAATATCATTGCATTGCTGGTGTGTCTGGCGCCAACCACGATTGGTGCTCTGCTTTCCAGCATCGGAATTGCCGGCATGTCCCGTTTAAATCAGGCAAATGTACTGGCGATGAGCGGTCGTGCCATCGAAGCGGCAGGAGATGTTGATGTATTGCTTTTGGATAAAACCGGAACGATTACACTGGGGAACCGGCAGGCAACCGAATTTCTGCCAATTCACGGTGTTGCGGAAGCAGAACTCGCACAGGCCGCACAGCTTTCCTCTCTTGCGGATGAAACTGCGGAGGGAAGAAGCATTGTTGTACTCGCTAAGGAAAAATTCAATATCCGGGAACACAATATGCAGCAGCTGCATGCGGAATTTATTGAATTTTCAGCGAAAACCAGAATGTCAGGTGTCAATTATGACGGTGATATGGAAATCCGTAAGGGTGCAGCGGATGCAATTCGCAGATATGTGGAACAAGCAGGAAAGAAATATCCTGTACAATGTGAAGAGCTTGTAAAAATGATTGCGGAAAGGGGAGGCACACCGCTTGTAGTCGCAAAAAACCATACCGTTTTGGGTGTGATTTATCTGAAGGATATTGTAAAGGACGGTATTCAGGAAAACTTTGAAGCCCTGCGTAAGGGTGGTATTAAAACCATCATGATTACAGGTGATAACCCGATGACGGCAGCTGCTATTGCCGCTGAAGCCGGTGTGGATGATTTTGTGGCAGAGGCTACACCGGAAACCAAGCTAAAGCTGATTCGTGATTATCAGAAAAGCGGACATCTGGTTGCGATGACTGGAGACGGTACCAATGATGCACCGGCACTGGCACAGGCAGATGTTGCGGTGGCTATGAATTCCGGAACACAGGCAGCGAAGGAGGCTGGAAATATGGTAGATCTGGATTCCAGTCCAACAAAGCTGATTGAGGTAGTGCGAATCGGAAAACAGCTGTTAATGACGCGTGGGGCTCTGACAACATTTTCCATTGCTAATGATGTGGCAAAATATTTTGCAATTATCCCTGTACTGTTTATGGGAATCTTTCCGAGCCTGTCCGCATTGAATATCATGCAGCTTACAAGCTCGTCTACGGCCATACTTTCTGCGGTGATTTACAATGCTTTTATCATTATCGCTTTGATACCACTGTCTTTGCGTGGCGTGCGATATCGGGAAATGCCGGCAGATAAGCAGTTGAAGCACAATTTAATGATTTACGGTGCCGGTGGTATTGTTCTGCCCTTCATCGTAATTAAGCTCATTGATATGGTATTGACAGCTTGCGGCATCGCATAG
- a CDS encoding FUSC family protein yields MLKIRKSFIKEALYNAFRFAINVGFVFIFQMMFHVENTLTAVALGVGFTMLPTCELGIRPTAMSLIALLLYIGGGIAAQSALLHPVAAFLVNFCFLVLLLVLISEPMEMKANISFLLCFVFSQSTAVPWSKLSGRIVCVCFGAVLVSLCILINWKRKGIGKNGCTLKQQFQRSKRHRSYILRMSLGISIAMLTASVLHLSKPLWISIVVMSLTQLEFSETLERIRHRFIGTLAGVVLFFIFFQLLIPQQYAMLVIMVLGYIGFFLPEYKYKQVINAISALNASLVILDTKTAIENRIFCLLLGIVIVILIYMLAYIARAALHMQRWSVETAMADDHPLNRDTAISHYHLTTLLHSAAPK; encoded by the coding sequence ATGCTGAAAATCAGAAAATCATTTATAAAAGAAGCACTCTATAATGCGTTCAGATTTGCAATTAACGTAGGCTTTGTTTTTATTTTTCAAATGATGTTTCATGTGGAGAATACGTTGACAGCGGTGGCTCTTGGCGTTGGATTTACCATGCTGCCAACATGTGAGCTCGGTATCCGACCGACTGCGATGAGTCTGATCGCTTTGCTTTTGTATATCGGTGGAGGAATTGCAGCTCAGAGTGCATTGCTGCATCCTGTCGCTGCCTTTCTTGTAAATTTCTGCTTTCTTGTTCTGCTCCTTGTCCTCATAAGTGAGCCGATGGAAATGAAAGCGAATATTTCCTTTCTGCTGTGCTTTGTATTTTCACAATCAACAGCTGTACCATGGTCAAAGCTGAGCGGGCGGATTGTCTGCGTCTGCTTTGGCGCTGTTCTTGTCAGTCTCTGCATTCTGATAAACTGGAAAAGGAAAGGAATCGGCAAAAATGGCTGTACCTTAAAACAGCAGTTCCAGCGCAGTAAACGGCACCGTAGCTATATTTTGCGCATGTCACTGGGAATCTCCATTGCCATGCTTACCGCCTCCGTGTTACACCTGTCCAAGCCGCTGTGGATCAGTATTGTCGTCATGTCGCTGACACAGCTGGAATTCTCTGAAACACTGGAGCGCATCCGGCACCGCTTCATCGGCACCCTGGCAGGTGTTGTTCTGTTTTTTATCTTCTTCCAGCTTCTGATTCCTCAGCAGTATGCCATGCTTGTCATCATGGTTCTGGGATATATCGGCTTCTTTTTGCCGGAGTATAAATACAAGCAGGTCATCAATGCGATATCTGCACTGAATGCCTCGCTGGTTATTCTGGACACCAAAACAGCCATTGAAAACAGAATATTCTGTTTGCTGCTCGGTATTGTAATCGTCATTTTAATTTATATGCTTGCATACATAGCAAGAGCAGCATTGCATATGCAGCGTTGGAGTGTGGAAACTGCAATGGCGGATGACCATCCACTGAACAGGGATACCGCAATATCGCATTACCATCTCACTACACTGCTGCATTCAGCAGCACCGAAATAA
- a CDS encoding TrkA family potassium uptake protein, with the protein MKIIVAGGRNKADFLIGSLLEKKHEVTVINDEEAYCRYLSEKYNIPVIAENPCKQYMLEEAEIENADILIALRPSDPDNLAICQTAKKIFHVKKVVATVANPKNVSIFKKLGVNTAISATYTISKIIEQASTIENLVNFLSIEHENIVMTELLLTKECTVLNKKLKELTMPSNVIVCCILRNAEMIVPNGETTLQEYDKLLMLSHPAMQDQVLDMFARKKAAL; encoded by the coding sequence ATGAAAATCATTGTAGCCGGCGGGCGGAACAAGGCGGATTTTTTGATTGGATCTCTACTGGAAAAAAAGCATGAGGTGACGGTTATCAATGATGAAGAAGCGTATTGCAGATATCTGTCTGAAAAATATAATATTCCGGTTATCGCAGAAAACCCGTGTAAACAATATATGCTGGAGGAAGCTGAAATTGAGAATGCCGATATTCTGATTGCTCTACGACCAAGCGATCCGGATAACCTGGCAATCTGTCAGACTGCAAAAAAAATATTTCATGTGAAAAAGGTTGTTGCGACCGTGGCAAATCCAAAAAATGTTTCTATTTTCAAAAAGCTTGGTGTCAATACAGCCATATCAGCAACGTACACGATTTCTAAAATCATTGAGCAGGCAAGCACGATAGAAAATCTGGTAAATTTTCTGTCAATCGAGCATGAGAATATTGTGATGACAGAGCTGCTGTTGACAAAAGAATGCACAGTACTGAATAAAAAGCTGAAGGAGCTTACGATGCCGTCAAATGTGATTGTATGCTGCATCTTACGCAATGCGGAGATGATTGTTCCGAATGGAGAAACAACCCTGCAGGAATATGACAAGCTTTTGATGCTATCACATCCTGCTATGCAGGATCAGGTACTGGATATGTTTGCCAGAAAAAAGGCAGCATTATGA
- a CDS encoding response regulator has translation MNDKILLIEDDASIIRFLSLSLEKNGYKVIEARNGIEGISLFMTDNPDLILLDLGLPDIDGSEVLSQIRTQSEVPILVVSARGQEKEKVEALDLGADDYVTKPFHINELLARVRVALRKKTPQVVKEKIFILDGLRVDFEKYKVSIDEKEIHLTPIEFKLLVLLIENAGKVLTHSFIIRNIWGYSSCEDSQSLRVFMANIRRKIEKDSSHPRYILTEVGVGYRFVDE, from the coding sequence ATGAATGATAAAATACTATTGATTGAGGATGATGCCAGCATAATTCGCTTTCTGAGTCTGTCGCTTGAAAAAAACGGATATAAGGTTATAGAGGCACGCAACGGTATTGAGGGCATATCTTTGTTTATGACAGATAATCCGGATTTGATTTTGCTGGATCTTGGATTGCCGGATATTGACGGCAGTGAGGTACTGTCACAGATACGTACACAGAGTGAGGTGCCGATTCTGGTTGTATCCGCCCGCGGACAAGAAAAGGAAAAGGTTGAGGCGCTGGATCTTGGTGCCGATGACTATGTAACGAAACCATTTCATATCAATGAACTGCTAGCCAGGGTGCGTGTGGCTTTACGTAAAAAAACACCACAGGTCGTTAAAGAAAAGATTTTTATACTGGATGGTCTGCGTGTTGATTTTGAAAAATATAAGGTATCTATCGATGAAAAGGAAATTCATTTGACACCGATTGAATTTAAACTTCTTGTACTGCTGATTGAGAATGCCGGAAAGGTGCTTACACACAGCTTTATAATTCGCAATATATGGGGCTACAGCTCCTGTGAGGACTCGCAGTCTCTGCGTGTGTTCATGGCCAATATTCGAAGAAAGATTGAAAAGGACAGTTCGCATCCCCGCTATATTCTGACGGAGGTCGGTGTTGGATATCGTTTTGTGGATGAATAG
- the kdpA gene encoding potassium-transporting ATPase subunit KdpA produces the protein MSSALILQDIVYVMALIAIGYPLGCYIYKIYKGDPVFLTRILKPLERLIYRVMGIDETQEMHAKKYAASVLWFSLFGLLIVMGLHLVQAWLPLNPEHLGNTSVHLAYNTAASFVSNTNWQAYSGETTLSYLTQMAALTVQNFVSAATGIAVLFVLCRGFVRRETKKLGNFWSDLVKITLYILLPLSIVVCLLLVSQGVVQTLDPYASFTTLEGTEGVLPLGPAASQIAIKQLGTNGGGFFGVNSAFPYENATPLSNFIEALSLLLIPAALCFTFGKAVKDTKQGKTILIVMTVIFIAALAGLTCAEIFGAPSWDSVASLGGSMEGKETRFGVGASSLWAAATTSASNGSVNAMHDSLTPLGGMITMFLMQLGEVVFGGVGCGLYGMIAFALLTVFMAGLMVGRTPEYIGKKIGAFDMKMVCLVILTPPLCLLLGTAITTFFPQAQLLQADGGWLSNTGSHGFSEILYAYTSMAGNNGSAFAGFNANTVLTNVMGGTVMLIVRFVPMIAVIYLAQSLASKKYIPASSGTLATTSPLFIGFLIVIVLIVGALTFLPVLALGPIAEFFTQLHVLG, from the coding sequence ATGAGCAGCGCATTGATCTTACAGGATATCGTATATGTTATGGCGCTTATTGCCATCGGATATCCGCTGGGCTGTTATATTTACAAAATTTATAAGGGGGATCCTGTTTTTTTGACAAGGATCCTGAAACCGCTGGAGCGGCTGATTTATCGTGTGATGGGAATCGATGAAACACAGGAAATGCATGCAAAAAAGTATGCGGCAAGTGTTCTGTGGTTCTCTTTGTTTGGTCTGCTGATCGTGATGGGTCTGCATCTTGTACAGGCATGGCTGCCGCTGAATCCGGAGCACTTGGGAAATACCAGCGTGCATCTGGCTTACAATACAGCAGCAAGCTTTGTCTCTAATACAAACTGGCAGGCATATTCCGGAGAGACAACCCTGTCCTATCTAACGCAGATGGCCGCTCTTACCGTACAGAATTTCGTTTCTGCAGCAACCGGAATCGCCGTTTTGTTTGTTCTGTGCCGCGGCTTCGTGCGTAGAGAAACAAAGAAGCTGGGCAACTTTTGGAGTGATCTTGTGAAAATTACGCTGTATATTCTGCTGCCGCTGTCCATTGTCGTATGTTTGCTGCTGGTTAGCCAGGGAGTTGTACAGACCCTGGATCCGTATGCATCCTTTACAACGCTGGAGGGAACAGAAGGCGTACTGCCACTGGGGCCGGCTGCAAGTCAGATTGCGATTAAGCAGCTGGGAACCAATGGCGGAGGCTTCTTCGGTGTGAATTCAGCATTTCCGTATGAGAATGCAACACCGCTATCTAATTTTATTGAAGCACTCAGTCTGCTTTTGATTCCTGCAGCTCTGTGCTTTACCTTTGGAAAAGCAGTAAAGGATACAAAGCAGGGAAAGACAATTCTCATTGTCATGACGGTGATTTTCATTGCAGCACTGGCCGGCTTGACCTGTGCGGAAATCTTCGGTGCTCCAAGCTGGGACAGTGTTGCCAGTCTTGGCGGCAGTATGGAGGGTAAGGAGACACGCTTTGGTGTTGGTGCCAGCTCTTTATGGGCGGCCGCAACAACTTCGGCAAGTAATGGCTCTGTCAATGCTATGCATGATTCACTAACACCGCTTGGCGGCATGATTACCATGTTTTTGATGCAGTTAGGGGAGGTTGTATTCGGTGGTGTCGGCTGTGGTCTGTACGGTATGATTGCCTTTGCTTTACTAACTGTCTTTATGGCCGGACTGATGGTGGGACGGACACCGGAATATATCGGTAAGAAAATCGGTGCCTTTGATATGAAAATGGTCTGCCTTGTTATTTTGACTCCGCCGCTGTGTCTGTTGTTAGGAACGGCGATTACCACCTTCTTCCCGCAGGCGCAGCTGCTGCAGGCAGATGGCGGATGGCTGAGCAATACAGGCAGTCATGGCTTCTCTGAAATATTATATGCCTATACATCCATGGCAGGAAACAACGGCAGTGCCTTCGCCGGCTTTAATGCCAATACGGTGCTGACAAACGTTATGGGCGGTACGGTAATGCTGATTGTACGCTTTGTACCGATGATTGCCGTAATTTATCTGGCACAGAGTCTTGCCAGTAAGAAATATATACCGGCAAGCTCTGGTACACTGGCAACAACATCGCCGCTGTTTATCGGATTCCTGATCGTCATCGTACTCATTGTCGGTGCGCTTACCTTCCTGCCTGTGCTTGCTTTAGGGCCGATTGCTGAATTCTTTACGCAGCTGCATGTCTTAGGTTGA
- a CDS encoding potassium-transporting ATPase subunit C: MKKRKTWLAALICILVLTLLCGLVYPLIMTAASQLIFPEQANGSVLTVTKDGKTQTVGSALIGQSWTEPKYLIGRPNSGAPTNQSAVSEEQKQTVAEYVKWWNEFDPETRGKDIPEDLLTASGSGVDPEISPKAAEFQVERIARVRKIPESSVRKLIDKYTTGKTFGILGENRVNVLLVNLELDGYKVE, from the coding sequence ATGAAAAAAAGAAAGACATGGCTTGCGGCACTTATCTGTATTCTGGTGCTTACCCTGCTTTGCGGTCTGGTTTATCCACTTATTATGACAGCAGCCTCACAACTGATATTTCCAGAGCAGGCAAATGGCAGTGTGCTTACGGTAACAAAGGACGGAAAAACACAGACGGTGGGATCCGCTCTGATTGGACAGTCCTGGACAGAGCCGAAGTATCTGATCGGACGTCCTAACAGTGGAGCTCCGACAAATCAGAGTGCGGTATCAGAGGAACAGAAGCAGACAGTTGCCGAATATGTGAAGTGGTGGAATGAATTTGATCCTGAAACGAGGGGAAAGGATATTCCCGAGGATTTATTAACAGCATCCGGCAGCGGTGTGGATCCGGAAATCAGTCCAAAGGCTGCTGAATTTCAGGTAGAACGCATTGCCCGTGTTCGAAAAATACCGGAAAGCAGTGTACGTAAGCTAATTGATAAATATACAACAGGAAAAACCTTCGGCATCTTAGGAGAAAATCGTGTAAATGTATTATTAGTCAATCTGGAGCTAGACGGCTACAAGGTTGAATAA
- a CDS encoding TrkA family potassium uptake protein, translated as MFIRNHVRDQKVLVAGCGRFGACLASALSESGYDVIVIDKQESAFQRLCDSFGGFEIAGDASDLNVLETCDIRHCNIVLVATDNDNVNCMIAQIANTIYHIDQVYIRLNDPNKERLLEQTSIKAIYPARLSIREFEHISHIALKEEQLI; from the coding sequence ATGTTTATTAGGAATCATGTGAGAGATCAGAAGGTGCTTGTAGCCGGCTGTGGCAGATTTGGTGCCTGTTTAGCATCTGCATTAAGTGAATCCGGATATGATGTTATTGTAATAGATAAACAGGAATCTGCGTTTCAACGGCTTTGTGACAGCTTTGGAGGGTTTGAAATTGCCGGGGATGCTTCTGATTTGAATGTACTGGAAACCTGTGATATCCGGCACTGTAATATTGTTCTTGTAGCTACGGATAATGATAATGTGAACTGTATGATTGCACAAATTGCCAATACGATTTATCATATCGATCAGGTATATATCCGCTTGAATGATCCGAATAAAGAACGGCTTCTGGAACAGACCTCCATTAAAGCTATTTATCCCGCACGGCTGTCTATCCGGGAATTTGAGCATATCAGTCATATCGCCTTAAAGGAGGAACAGCTTATATGA
- a CDS encoding DUF4118 domain-containing protein yields the protein MKTSHTLKSLCITAVILFLCTLVSFVFDDIEIRTENIMLIYLIAVLLIVVETKSFLWGIASSILSILTFNYLFTNPTYSLEIDDFNYIITIVVFLIVSFVTGSLVNKLQQHAQQARRIAKQTNALYEITKAYLTMNGTDTILSYTMHALYTVQQTVCTAYYKGEKGLQRIKEDRKPEIEPDDNMAKWCMEKECSCGQGTAFYEDQPWTYHPMYCNNQLLGVYALYEEERLNEEQQLFIHTLISQMVMAVEREQLYKEQEQSRIEIEKEKLRNNLLRSISHDLRTPLTGIAGSSTLICENYAELDDETIYNLVKSISSDALWLNQLVENLLNMTRIQDGKLLLKQNKEVVDDILCEAVSRCESRKGSHTLKVRLPRDVLLVEMDGRLMIQVLVNLIDNAIKHTPDDSVIDIRCYREQNNAVFEVIDQGDGIDESIQDHLFESFVTTKSECSDSKRGIGLGLTICKSIIEAHHGEIFAYNRKDAAGAVFGFKLRLAEERNDVHE from the coding sequence ATGAAAACCAGTCATACATTGAAAAGCTTATGCATTACAGCAGTGATACTGTTTCTTTGTACGCTTGTATCCTTTGTATTTGATGATATAGAAATCCGTACGGAAAATATCATGCTGATTTATCTGATTGCAGTCTTACTGATTGTTGTAGAAACCAAAAGCTTTCTCTGGGGGATCGCCTCCAGCATCCTGAGTATTCTGACCTTCAATTATCTGTTCACCAATCCAACATATTCTTTAGAGATTGATGATTTTAACTATATTATTACCATCGTTGTATTTCTGATAGTATCCTTTGTGACAGGTTCTCTGGTCAATAAGCTGCAGCAGCATGCCCAGCAGGCAAGACGGATTGCCAAACAGACCAATGCCCTATATGAAATAACAAAAGCCTATCTGACCATGAATGGTACGGATACGATTCTCAGTTATACCATGCATGCACTCTATACTGTTCAGCAGACGGTCTGCACAGCGTATTATAAAGGAGAAAAAGGTCTTCAAAGGATTAAAGAAGATCGAAAACCGGAAATAGAGCCGGATGATAACATGGCGAAATGGTGTATGGAAAAGGAATGTAGCTGTGGGCAGGGAACCGCTTTTTATGAGGATCAGCCGTGGACCTATCATCCCATGTACTGTAACAATCAGCTTCTAGGCGTATATGCGCTTTATGAAGAGGAAAGGCTGAATGAGGAGCAGCAGCTGTTCATTCATACACTGATATCGCAGATGGTTATGGCTGTGGAAAGGGAACAGCTGTATAAGGAGCAGGAACAAAGCAGGATTGAAATTGAGAAGGAAAAGCTGCGGAATAATTTATTACGCAGTATCTCTCATGATCTGCGCACTCCGCTGACCGGAATTGCCGGGAGCAGCACACTAATTTGTGAAAATTATGCCGAGCTGGACGATGAAACGATTTATAACCTTGTTAAATCCATCAGCAGTGATGCGTTATGGCTGAATCAGCTTGTGGAAAATCTGTTGAATATGACAAGGATTCAGGACGGAAAGCTGCTGCTGAAGCAGAATAAGGAAGTTGTGGATGATATACTCTGTGAAGCGGTATCCCGCTGTGAAAGCAGAAAGGGAAGCCATACGCTGAAGGTGAGGCTTCCCAGGGATGTTCTGCTTGTGGAAATGGATGGACGGCTGATGATACAGGTGCTTGTCAATCTGATTGACAATGCTATTAAGCATACACCGGACGATTCTGTTATCGATATACGCTGTTACCGGGAACAGAATAATGCTGTATTCGAAGTGATCGATCAGGGGGATGGAATTGATGAAAGCATACAGGATCATCTGTTTGAAAGCTTTGTCACAACCAAGAGTGAGTGCAGTGATTCCAAAAGGGGAATCGGTCTGGGGCTGACGATATGCAAAAGTATAATAGAAGCACATCATGGTGAAATATTCGCCTATAATCGAAAAGACGCAGCTGGTGCTGTGTTTGGTTTTAAGCTGAGGCTTGCAGAAGAAAGGAACGATGTACATGAATGA
- a CDS encoding TrkH family potassium uptake protein — translation MKTGSVLAPSAVIGFPLMIGYIGVLLMIIGGIVLLPLYTLLFYPAEALEARYFILPGILSIMTGYLLFYNIRGKEKGQLKRNQDAVIVVSCWILAIVICALPLMLSGKYNFTQAVFEMTSAWSTTGLSVVDVEHTSHLFLMHRSTVLFFGGIGLVLIMLSVLSDTYGMRLYAAEGHSDRLLPNLLKSARSIITIYLCYILSGVVLYVLFGMSPFDAIIHSIGALSTGGFSSHAQSIGYYNSVPIELITIVLMILGNINFLAHLFLIRGKLHNFFQYCEIRFSFVIIALITPVVGVLLAYALNLTLPEALRTALFQVVSALTTTGFQTVDSFIRLTSSVLLMMIVLQLIGGGMGSTAGGIKQYRVYVLCKGIYWNMERLLLSKNVIRSHKISRVDRKEAISSTEISRTALYVLLYLSIFVLGSFILCCYGHSLEYSMFEFSSALGTVGLSAGIMTYDATSLVLWTGTIGMFIGRLEIYVVLLAGVRIGRDIRSCWKHRKTV, via the coding sequence ATGAAAACAGGATCCGTTCTGGCACCGAGTGCGGTTATTGGATTTCCGCTGATGATTGGATATATTGGCGTTTTATTGATGATTATCGGTGGAATTGTACTTCTTCCGCTGTATACGCTGCTGTTTTATCCTGCAGAAGCATTGGAAGCCAGATATTTCATATTACCTGGAATTTTAAGTATTATGACAGGGTATCTTCTCTTCTACAATATACGAGGAAAGGAAAAGGGACAGCTGAAGCGTAATCAGGATGCTGTGATTGTTGTGAGCTGCTGGATACTGGCAATCGTCATTTGTGCCTTGCCTCTTATGCTCAGTGGAAAGTACAATTTCACACAGGCAGTTTTCGAGATGACGAGTGCATGGAGTACTACAGGACTGAGTGTCGTTGATGTGGAGCATACCTCCCATCTGTTTCTGATGCACCGCAGCACGGTTCTGTTCTTTGGCGGAATCGGACTGGTATTGATCATGCTGTCTGTTCTATCTGATACATACGGCATGCGTCTGTATGCGGCAGAGGGGCATAGTGACAGGCTTTTACCCAATCTGCTGAAATCTGCGCGCAGCATCATAACGATTTATTTGTGTTATATCCTTTCCGGTGTCGTTTTATATGTTTTGTTTGGTATGTCACCCTTTGATGCCATCATACATTCCATTGGTGCTTTATCAACCGGCGGCTTTTCATCCCACGCACAAAGCATTGGGTACTATAACAGTGTACCGATAGAGCTGATAACGATTGTACTGATGATTCTGGGGAATATCAATTTTCTGGCACATTTGTTTCTGATCCGTGGAAAGCTTCATAATTTTTTTCAGTATTGTGAAATCCGCTTTTCCTTTGTGATAATTGCTTTGATAACACCGGTTGTGGGTGTGCTGTTAGCTTACGCGCTTAATCTAACATTGCCAGAGGCCCTTCGTACAGCTTTGTTTCAAGTGGTTTCTGCACTTACAACAACCGGCTTTCAGACTGTGGACAGCTTTATCAGACTGACATCCTCTGTGCTGCTGATGATGATTGTCCTGCAGCTGATCGGTGGCGGAATGGGCTCTACTGCCGGCGGTATCAAGCAGTATCGAGTGTATGTTTTATGCAAAGGTATCTATTGGAATATGGAACGTCTGCTGCTATCAAAAAATGTGATCCGTTCTCATAAAATAAGCCGGGTGGATAGGAAGGAAGCCATCAGCAGCACTGAAATTTCCAGAACGGCTCTGTACGTGCTTTTATATCTGTCGATTTTTGTATTAGGCAGCTTTATTCTTTGCTGTTACGGACATTCTTTGGAATACAGTATGTTTGAATTTTCCAGTGCATTGGGTACGGTTGGATTATCTGCCGGTATTATGACCTATGATGCGACTTCTCTTGTTTTATGGACAGGTACGATCGGTATGTTTATCGGACGGCTGGAAATTTATGTCGTATTGCTGGCCGGTGTAAGAATTGGCAGGGATATACGATCCTGCTGGAAGCATAGAAAAACAGTATAG
- a CDS encoding MarR family transcriptional regulator has product MNDQNFMQELIRLLPHWHYKVERSIRRQQKSKQISYETYFCLMTLKSCGQLRMKELAKALRLSKQQATHIIDSLYQYDLVERKENPNDRRSVYIGVTKRGEQFLQENALDAGALYEQMQQKLSAQEIQEFADAVHTMLKLLDKLE; this is encoded by the coding sequence ATGAATGACCAAAATTTCATGCAGGAGCTGATCCGGCTTCTGCCGCACTGGCATTATAAGGTGGAACGCAGCATTCGAAGACAACAGAAATCCAAACAGATTAGCTATGAGACCTACTTTTGTTTAATGACGCTGAAAAGCTGCGGGCAGTTAAGGATGAAAGAGCTGGCAAAGGCACTTCGTTTGAGTAAGCAGCAGGCTACCCATATCATTGACAGTCTGTATCAATATGATTTAGTGGAGCGCAAGGAGAATCCCAATGACCGCAGAAGCGTTTATATTGGCGTAACAAAGCGTGGTGAACAGTTTTTGCAGGAGAATGCACTGGATGCCGGTGCGCTGTATGAGCAAATGCAGCAGAAGCTAAGTGCTCAGGAAATACAGGAATTTGCGGATGCTGTGCATACCATGCTGAAGCTGCTGGATAAGCTGGAATAG